One genomic window of Staphylococcus hsinchuensis includes the following:
- a CDS encoding NAD(P)H-dependent oxidoreductase, translating into MISIIYAGNRDGVCAELFKNIRTHINFSQTVNVIDLQCNQYDFRLTQGYHQPLSETWKQHIQIMEQSDTLIFIYPLYWFNMPMLLKGFVDTTFWPDYAFSFKDKKFLKNGLWKDKKAIIIYTLGGSEWFHRLNKRLGYRVLKYPLNISGIFDITTFYIDNLNRSATHSTHVQKRINTITHKVTKLI; encoded by the coding sequence ATGATTAGTATTATTTATGCTGGCAACCGAGACGGTGTATGTGCGGAATTATTTAAAAACATCCGTACTCATATCAACTTCTCACAAACGGTCAATGTTATTGATTTACAGTGTAATCAATATGATTTTCGCCTAACTCAAGGTTATCATCAACCATTATCGGAAACATGGAAACAACATATTCAAATAATGGAACAGAGTGATACTCTGATTTTTATTTATCCTCTCTATTGGTTCAATATGCCAATGTTATTGAAAGGATTTGTTGATACGACCTTTTGGCCTGATTACGCTTTTAGTTTTAAAGATAAAAAGTTTTTAAAAAATGGGTTATGGAAAGATAAAAAGGCAATTATTATCTATACTTTAGGTGGCAGCGAATGGTTTCACCGCTTAAATAAACGTCTAGGTTATCGTGTACTTAAATATCCCTTAAATATTTCAGGTATATTTGATATTACAACTTTCTATATCGATAATTTAAATCGGTCGGCTACTCACAGTACTCATGTTCAAAAACGAATTAACACGATTACTCATAAAGTTACTAAGCTAATTTAA
- a CDS encoding metallophosphoesterase: MEGVSTIGYQSRLFVSSDIHGYGTLFVKLLKKAGYDADVDRLYLLGDYVNKGPSSVGTLRIIKDLHQQGATVLLGNHEMKWLQSDQPNVQPWLPFIKKMKTLAMDSSYLFVHAGIEAGRPLDNQVQAHVTGHENVPLARKYKGHKIIHGHVPTFRYGCELDEVYIDKDSMCIDTGAGHQGYVSLVDLTNNIQYFISVVEGKTVYKRNLK, encoded by the coding sequence ATTGAGGGGGTATCAACGATAGGATATCAAAGCAGGCTATTCGTATCATCAGATATCCATGGTTACGGTACTTTATTCGTAAAGTTACTAAAAAAAGCAGGCTATGATGCGGATGTAGATCGATTATATTTATTAGGAGATTACGTCAACAAAGGACCCAGTTCAGTCGGTACACTACGTATTATCAAAGATTTACATCAACAGGGAGCGACCGTATTACTCGGCAACCACGAAATGAAATGGCTACAAAGTGATCAACCAAATGTACAACCGTGGCTCCCTTTTATTAAGAAAATGAAAACACTTGCTATGGATTCGTCATATCTGTTTGTACATGCAGGCATTGAGGCCGGACGTCCATTAGACAACCAAGTTCAAGCTCACGTGACAGGACATGAAAATGTGCCACTCGCACGCAAATACAAAGGCCATAAAATTATTCATGGCCACGTACCAACATTTCGATATGGCTGTGAATTAGATGAGGTTTATATTGATAAAGATTCGATGTGTATCGACACAGGTGCAGGTCATCAAGGTTACGTGTCTCTCGTAGACTTAACAAACAACATACAATACTTTATCAGTGTTGTAGAAGGAAAAACCGTGTATAAAAGAAATTTGAAATAA